The proteins below come from a single Triticum aestivum cultivar Chinese Spring chromosome 5D, IWGSC CS RefSeq v2.1, whole genome shotgun sequence genomic window:
- the LOC123124599 gene encoding mini zinc finger protein 1 yields the protein MGPQQDRSASKALANGTAVAPERKDGKVVHYKECQRNHAAGIGGYAVDGCREFMASAPAGAEALLCAACGCHRSFHKREVEAVDCDCSSDTSGR from the coding sequence ATGGGGCCCCAGCAGGACCGGTCGGCGTCCAAGGCGCTCGCCAACGGCACGGCGGTGGCGCCCGAGAGGAAGGACGGCAAGGTGGTGCACTACAAGGAGTGCCAGCGCAACCACGCCGCCGGCATCGGCGGGTACGCCGTGGACGGCTGCCGCGAGTTCATGGCGTCCGCCCCCGCGGGCGCCGAGGCGCTCCTCTGCGCGGCGTGCGGCTGCCACCGCAGCTTCCACAAGCGCGAGGTGGAGGCCGTCGACTGCGACTGCTCCTCCGACACCTCCGGCCGGTGA